The Candidatus Bathyarchaeia archaeon genomic sequence CCTTATCCACCTCACAACCTCCTCCGTAGGCACACTCCCAGCGCCTCCACGGATTTTATCCAGTTTCCTAAGGGCATTTCTAGCCATCTCCACTCTAATTTTATCCTCTATAACCCTCCGTAAATACTCACTCCAGTTTACATCCATCTCCCTCATCAGCCTTCTAATCTCCTCAGGAACCTTTACTGATACATTAACCATCTTACCCAACAAAATCACCTATTTTTGTAATCTTTTTTGAGATTACAAAAAAGTATTACTATTGAAGATTATAAATGTTTTCCTAAACAAAGGTTGTTCATATAATCATGAAATCCATTTTACACTTAAACTAAACATCAGAGAGTAATCAGCGGGCCCTTAGGAAACTTATAGGTAATATGTAGCAAATGAAGTTTATGAAAAAAGAAGCATGGAGAGACTATCTTTAGACATCAATTTTTACTAGATTATTTAGGTAGACCATGATTGGAGTCTCTGAAGAGAGAGTTTCTGGAATTACTGGATAGGAGTTGGGTTTTCATTATGCAATTAAAAGCATTATAGGTAAACCTTATATTCCCAAAATAAAGTAACCATTATGGTGGTCACATGAGTAAGTATGTAACAGTCTCCGTGAAAATTCCACGTGAAATCAAGGATAAACTCGAAAAACTCGGCATAAAACCGTCGCTTCTCCTCAAAGAGGCTATACTTAAAGAAATAAGGAGAAGAGAAATGGAGGATTTAAGAAGGCGGATAAATGAGGTTAAGCCAATCCTGAAGAGAATATCGATAGAATATGCTGTTAAATCAATTAGGGAGGATAGAGAGCGCAGATGAAGTATATATTTGACTCCTCATCCATATTTAGGGCTATAACCGAAGACAAAATAGAAGTTCTCGCAGGGAATTACACGCTGAATCTAGCCAGATACGAGCTTGGAAATATAATATGGAAGAGAAGGATGCTCTTAAACGACCTGGAAAGAGACGAGTATAAACGGCTCATGGAAATCATAAAGGGAACCCTAAATCTAATGGAGATAATCGACATAAATTGCCATGAAGCCAACATAGCGGAACTAGCTGAGAACCTAAACCTAACATTCTATGATGCATCCTATATTTTCCTAGCCAAAAGCATGGTGATACCGCTCGTTACAGAAGACAGAAACATCAAAATCAGAGCGGAAAATCAAATAAAAATCCTGACAATGGAAGACCTATAACACTGACAGACATGCAGCTCCATTATTTAGGGATTATGGGGGTTCCGCACAATATTCTGTGAAAATCCCGAATTATAACGCTACACTAAACATCTCTCAATTTCCCACTGAAAACCATTATAATGTAACTTATTAAGTCAATATCGCTATCAAATTCCCTCACAAAGATATTTATGGCATTAGATAAATTTTCAGGAGGAGAATGTGGGAGGTTTACTGGTTGACTGTTATGGAACCCAAGCTTGGTTTCGGAGTGATTTTAGGGAGTAATGTTCAATTGGGCGCTAATGTAATCGTATGGAATTACGTTGTAATCGGTGATAACACACGTATAGGTGATGGAACAAGAATCGGGAGCTTCTGTGATATAGGCAGAAATGTTGAGATAGGTAGAGAATGCAATATCCAAGCGCATGTAACAATATCAAATGGCTGTAGAATAGGGGATAGGGTCTTCATCGGACCCAAAACCGTAATTTTAAATGACAAGTATCCCATCAGCGATTTAATTACGCCCCCAACTATAGGTAACGATGTTATAATTGGCGGAGGAGCAATAATAATGCCAAATATAATGATAGGGGATAGAGCGGTCATAGCTGCTGGAAGCATAGTGACTAGAAGCGTAGATGCAGGAATCGTGGTTAAGGGGGCTCCGGCAAAACCATTCATGAATAGGGAAGAATATGAAGCCAAGAGGAAGAAATTCATTAGAAGGAATGTTCTCTAGAGAACTTTTCAACCAAACGCTCTATAACCGAGACTGGATCCTCAAGGCTCCTGAGGGGATCTTTAACATCAAATCGCTTCCCCAAATATTTCTTGGCATATTCAGTAACATCCTCCGGCTTAACGGTAAATATTGGAAAACCCTTATCAGCCAAATATTTATTCACATGTATCTTACCAAAGATATTGATCACTATACTCGGCGTACCGGCTAAAGCAGCCTCCCTAGAGATTGTTCCACCAACGCTGACAACTAGATCTGCTTGAGCGGCTAAGCTCGCTGAATCAATAAACCTCCTTGGAATGATCAGCCTCTTCCTAGGTCTCCTCTCATATCGGGTTAAATATATAACTTCCCCAAGCAGCGTAAGTTTCTCCGCTATCTTCTCAGTTACATCCACAATTCCCTCAGCATACGCTGCTTTAACCTCACTCTGCCTAACAACTATGAAGGGTCTCTTAAAATCAAATGCTGCTGGCGGCTTAAAATCCCTCATCCAGGCAACCTCATCCACACCATCAAATTGTATAACTTTCCTCGCACCATAACTGTAAATCACATGTTCTGGAATGGCTCTAGAGGCAATCACAACATCCACTAGGGGAAGGGTTAACCTATTTTGGGCCTCAGCGTGGACAGTGTCAAAAGTTGATATTAATGGTACTCTAAGTCCGAAGGCAACTCTGGCGCATTCAACCGAAACATGCATTATGGCTAAATCCGGAGGGTTATCGCCAAATAGCCTGCAAAATGCAATCTGCCTCCTTAAGCTTTCCCTGAGCCTAGAAAGCCTAGACTCAGGAGCATATCTGCCTACAATAATAGGGTCTTCACCTAGGAATCTTGCAAGTGGAAGAGTGTCGGGATGTTTACGCGTTGTTAATATGAATTCATGTCCTAGACTTCTCATCCGCTTACCTATAGCCACACCATAACGGATATGTTTACCAGTCCCAGCATCATACCATATTCTCATTTACCCTCAAACCACCATCAATTCATAATTATCCCTTTTTCTCAAATAATCTTTTAAGGTGATCTATTAACTGAGAGCAGCTAGAACGGCGAACACAATAAATAATGCTGAAACCACGAGAACAAGATTCCTTTCAGTTAAAGGCTTATAGTAAGCTATTAACGTGAGTAGGCTTCTCCTATGGTCACTATACAGGAGATTACCCCTCATCTTTAGAGCAGCTGTACGTCTAAAGAAGAAAATATTAGCCAACTTCAAAATAGAATTAAATATATATGGGATTATTGATATTAAAAGGGCCTGCTCAATATTGGCAATAATTGCGTATGATGCAATAGTTATGCCGGATGCGAATGAGCCGACATTTCCAACGAATATTTTCCCCTGAAAGTTAAAAACTGCTAGGAGAACATTTATCGCTATTGGTGCGTAGAGTAAAACCCTATACTTTGGTTCTGAAGAGAACATTAATGCCACTAAAACTATTGTTGGGCATATAGTTTCAAGACCATTCAGCCCACCAAGCTGATTGACAGCATTAGTTGTAACAGTTACAATCAATGGGATAACAATAAAGAAGAAGACTATTTCACCGGGGATAAACCAGAATGTTATCTCTAGAAAGTTTATTCTCCCAAATATGTAAGTTGACATAACCGGAGTACCCTGCCTTAAAACGCTTAAAGGTAGGGCTGCAAGAACCGGTAGGAAAGCCTTATAACGCCACCTCAAATTCATCCAATCATCCAGTAAGCCCATAAAACCCCCGAAAAGCAGGCATACAGCCAAATTTAGTGCTGGTGTATTCTCGCCACCAGAGTTCATGGCGTATAAATAATGGATGAGAAATAGGTAGAGCACTGAGCCTAAAACATATATTACGCCTAAACCATTCGGGACAAGCGGGTGCCCAGGCTTATGCTTATCAGGAGCCTTTGGAAATATCTTTAACATAGCGGTCATCGCAAAGCGCCCAAATTTTAAATTGGCTATTATAGACACATATCTGATTATTAAGCTTTGTTCAAAGGTTTAGAGACATAAATGCCATTTAAAGAAGACTTTAGTAAAATAAATAAGTTTTTCCATTTCCTTCTAATTGAAATATTGGGAATAGGAATGTGGTGCTGATTTGGCTGGGGCTCAAATCAGGCTTAGATATTCAGGTCTAATACTCTTCCTGTTTAAGCTATTTAGTGTTGGAACCGGTCTGGTCTTCACCTTAATAATTACTAGAAACGTAACCCCTGCGGAGTACGGGGTATACGGCAACCTAAGCGACATACTCTCATACTTCACTCTGACATCATCGATAATACCATTTTGGGTAACAAGATTCACGGCTAGACAGCGCCAAGGCGCCGCGGAGACAGGGTTAATCCTGAACATAATTGTTGCATTCATATCGGCAACGATATACCTTGTTACACTATCATGGATTATGGATTCTCTTCGAATCAGCCGAGAATATTTGCCCACATACATAGTCGGCTCCCTTATAATAATTGGAAACCATATAGTAGCAGTTTTAGAGGCAACCCTCTACTCCAAACATCCGGAAACCTTAGGCTTCGGCCTCTTCATTTTTGAGGTAAGTAGGGTGATAATAGGCTTCCTACTCCTAATAATCCTGAAATTAGGGTTAATTGGAGCCATAATTGGGCTCTCAGCAGCCTCCTTCATTCAATCAATCTTTTATTTGTTAAAGTATTTGTTACGTGAATTCGAGTGGAGAATCAGGTGGGATTACGCCAAAGAATGGTTTAAGGCATCGATACTAAATGTTTACAGCATTATAAGTGGGAGAATGCTTACACTCGCAAACCTATTTCTCTTCATTTACGCTGGAAATCTCTCTAGAGCCTATTATGGAGCCGCTCTATCCATCGCCCTAATAATAGGCTATTCATCATCCCTAGCATTCGCCCTTTACCCTAAGCTTCTCTTAAAATCTGATACTGGTCATGAAGATGTAGCATTATCCATGAAAATGGTTTTAATGTTTGCCGTACCTATGACTCTAGGCGCAATAGTTCTCTCAGAGGATATCCTCTCATTACTAAGCGTATCTTATGCCCAAGCTAAACCAGTTCTAATAACCTTGTCCATAGACTCCTTACTCTCATCTTTTTCGTCAATATTCGGCTCAATTGTAGGTGGAACTGAAAAATTTGATGCTGATGTAAAGATAAGATATAGAGATATTGTTAGAAGTAGATTATTCCTGCTATTAACCCTAAATTATGTCCAAGCAGCCATGGTTACACTACCAATCTACATAATTTTGGCATCAGCGAGATTAAGTGCTCTAGAAGCCGCCATATACCTTGCCCTAATCAACATGGTTGTTAATGCCATCCTAACTCTAGCAAGATACATAATAGCGAGGAGATGCCTAGAATTCAATATGCCCTGGTTAAATATTGCAAAATATTTTGGAGCATCCCTAGCTATGTCCCTGATTTTATATGTTTTTCAGACCCCGGCGAGACTTACGATTGTGGTTCCTAAAATATTGTTTGGGGGGTTCATGTATTTTCTCATCCTCTTAATAATTGACAGGGAAACTAGAGAAACACTTAAGTCTGCCATAAAAAGAGGCTATGAAAAACATTTTTAGGTTTAATAAACTGAATAGAATCTAATGAATTTAAGAGATAAACTTGCTGGCAAACTCAATCCATTAGAGCTGAAGATGCTATATAAATCCTTTGATATTGTAGGTGATATAGCAATCCTCAAGATACATAAAAAACTTGAAAGTAAGGGGGAAATAATTGCTGACGCAGTTATGCAGTTAAACAAAAATATAAAAACAGTTTTATGCCAAACAAGTCCAATCAGCGGGGAATTACGCTTAAGGGAGCTAAAATGGTTAGGTGGTGAAAAGAAAACAGAGACTATTCATAAGGAGCATGGCTGCCTATTCAAAGTTGATTTAGCAAAATGCTACTTCTCTCCAAGACTATCCCATGAGCGGATGAGAATTGCTAGACAAGTTAAGCCAGGTGAAATCATAGTTAATATGTTCGCTGGGGTGGGCTGCTTCTCAATAATAATCGCAAGGTATTCTAGGGCTGAAAAAATATATTCTATAGACATTAATCCGGATGCTGTTCACTACATGAGATTGAACACCTTCATGAATAAAGTGGATGGTATTGTTAAACCAATGGAGGGGGACGCTGGAGAAATTATAGTCTCCAAACTGCAGAATATGGCGGATAGGGTTCTCATGCCCCTGCCAGAAAAAGCCTACCATCACCTAGATTACGCATTAATGGCTTTAAAACCCTCCGGCGGCATAATCCATTATTATGATTTTGAGCATGCTGGAAGAGATGAGGATCCAATCCCTAAAGTTATGAGGAAAGTGTCTGAAAAACTCTTAAATTTGGACGTAAAATTCGAGATTCCATCAGCTAGAATCGTTAGAACTGTTGGTCCAAGATGGTATCAGGTTGTTCTAGATATATTTATAACCAACAAAAACAAATTCTCTAGTATTGCTGTGGCTGGGTTAAAGATTGAAAAGACGTTTAATGGAAATCCTAGCGTGCCCAATTGATAAATATCATCCCCTAGAACTCTATGTTTTTGAGGAGAGGGAGGAAATTGTTGAGGGCATACTTGTCTGCCCAAAATGTTTGCGCTGGTACCCTATAAGGGATGAAATACCGGAGATGCTACCTGACGAGTTAAGGGATAGGAGGAGCGAAATAGATTTTCTAAAAAAATGGAGGGAGAAGATACCGGAAAATATTCTTTTAAATGGGAAACCCTTCAACTTGAAGGAGGATAGGGGAGCACAATAAATTAATTTTTATTTGGTCCAAACGCCCCTTCCTAAACCGCGATATATGAAGCCTTCTCTTTCAACTCTAGCCGGATCAAATACGTGGGATAGATCAACAATTATAGGCGGCTTCCTCATTAACATGCCGATTTTCCTTAAGCTTAAACGCTTAAACTTATCATGCCCAATAGCCATGATAACACAATCCGAATCCTCAAGCGTTTTTGTCAAGTTCCTCTCAGCTGGTAGACCCATATCCTTCATCTCCTCAAATGAATAGTACGGGTCGAAAACGTTAACCCTAATATTTCTATCCTGCAATAATTTAACTAACTTTATCACCGAGGATCCCCTAGCCTCCTTAACATTAGGCTTATATGATACTCCTAGAACGGCAATCTTCGCCCTCTTAAGGGTCTTACCTGCAGATTTAAAGGAGTCTCTAACTAATTCAAATACCCTTCTAACTGTCTCATCGTTCACTCTTCTAGCTAAAGCCGTGATCTGGAGCTTAACACCAAGACTCTCAGCTTCATTAAGTAGAATATATGGATCCTTGGTTATATGCCCACCAACAATTCCAGGCTTAAGTAGGTGGCAATAGGGTTGCGTGTTGGCGGCGGATTGCACTTCAATATAGTCTATTCCAGCTTTTTCGCAGAATTTGGCAAGCTCATTGGCGAGAGCCAAATTTACATCCCGATAAATATTTTCAAATAACTTCACAACTTCAGCCGTCATAATATTGCTAACCTCAATGATCTCTCCTTTAATGACGGTTTTTAGAATAGCTCTTGCAGCCGCTAAACTTTGCTTATCAATAGCCGCTAAAACTCTTGGATAGTTAGCAATATCATGAAGAACTCTCCCAATAGCAGCTCGTATTGGACTAAATGCTAAACTGAAATTCTCACCAGCTTTTAGTCCGGAAGATAACTCTAAGGTTTCCTTAATAAGGCTCTCTGTTACGCCTGGGCCGACCGTACTCTCCACAATCACTAGAGTGCCGGGTCTAAGATTTAGCCCTATATCTTTGCATGCTCTCTCAAGATTTGAGTAGTCGGGTCTCCCCTTCTCATCCATTAAAACATTAACAGTGATAATCACCACGTCACTCCTAGAAAGAGCAATTTTCGGATCGGTGGTGGCTGTTAAACGCCCCTCCTTAAGATTTTTCTTCAAGAGTTTATCTAGCCCGGGCTCTGAAAATGGGCTTACACCATTATTAATCCAATCAATGATCTGCGGATTAATGTCAAAGCATATAACCCTAAACCCAGCCTCAGCAAGTAGACAAGCCGTCGGTAAACCCATCCTGCCACATCCAACAACAGTAATAATATACCTTCCACGCTGACTAAAAGACTCCAAATCCTCCTCTCTAATCGCCACCAATCTTAAACGCCACCTGCAAATTATTTACACATTAACCCTTAATCATTCTCTTAATCTAAAGATTTAAAGTTAAATTATGGTATATAAGCCAAAAACCAAATAAGAAACCGATAAAAATTTAACTAGAAGAAAATTTTAATAAAATCTTAGAGCGGGGGTTGCCAAGCCAGGCCAAAGGCGCAGCCCTGAGGTGAGAATAAACTAAGCATTCATCTCGCAGAGCGGCTGTCCCATAGGGGTTCGTGGGTTCAAATCCCACCCCCCGCACCAATACCCCTAGTTCTGGTGCGGTTACCATAAGCCCGCCTTTTAAGTTTTCAGAAACAGAGTTTAATGTGATTGCCAAGGAAGAAGTTTACTCCCGAGAGAACCGCTGCAGCGATGGCGGCTGCCACCGCAACATATATTATTGTGCTCATAGCCGACGCTGTTTCAGCAACCCTTCTCTCCGCAGATTCAACGGCAGGCTTCAGTTCGTTAACTTTTGGAATAAGCATACTTGCCAGCATGGCTCTGTTTTCAGCCACCTTATCCTCAATAGACTTCAGCATCTTAACTATAGTTGCGTTCTCGCCAACGGTGCTCTTATAGACATCTGTGGTTAAGGAGAGTATATCTGCTACGGAGATGTAGATTTCGCCCAGCGCCGTCCCCACGGCGACAATGTCGCCTCTAACATCACTTATAGTGGCATTCAACTTCTCAGCCAACTCTTCTATGGGGGCTAAGAGGGTTCCGACGGCGGTGTCTATCGTCGCAATGATCCTTCCTTCACAGTCGACCATAAGTTTAGATAGGGATGCGTTCACAGCCCTAAGGTTAGCGTATATCTGTCCTTCAACAGCGTTTATCCTCCCTATTATTATATCCTCCTTCCTCAGGATTTCCATAGTTGATCCGTTCACAAGGTTTCTGATTTCCCCTAAGCCCGCGAACAAGTCTCCTATGGCTGTTTCAATCTTCACGAGACTCCTGCTGATGCCTGTTATCGTCGCGTTTAGGGCGCTGAGGCTGGCTTTAATGTCGCCTACACCGACCTTTATTTCAGCCACTCCATCCTCGATCGATGCCAGCGTTGCATTCGCCCTTTCAAGCAGATTCTTTATCGCCGAGAGGTCGCCCTCTATAACCCCTATCCTCGTCTTGATGTAAGTTACGTTCCCCTTGATTTCCGCGATAACCGCGTCTAGCTTGTCGAGTTTCGCATTGAGCTGCCCAACCGAGCTGTCTATTTTCGCTATTATTTCGCCTTTGGAATTCAAGATCAGGTTCGTTATCTTGGCCTCGAGATTATCGAGCCTCATCAGGATTGTTCCGGCGGCCGTGTCAATCTTAACCGTTATCTCGCCGCTCGCGTCTTGGATTACGTCTACGAGCGTCGCGTTGAGGTCGCTGATCTTTGCTGAGAGCTCGCCTAGGGTTGTGTTGAGGAAGACTATTCCAGACTCAACCCTATCTACCTTCGCATTCAAGTCGCTCAGGCTTGCCTGAATATTGAGGATGCCTGCCTTTATTTCAACAGTATCGTTCTTTATCTCCGCAAGCCCCTCCTCAACGAGGTTCTTCAGGTCATCGACCTTGATGTGTAGAGCTCCAAGAGAAGTTTCGATCCTAGCAACCCCCTCTTCAAGCGATGTGAGGCGGCCGTCTATCGAGGAGCAATAAGCGAGCACGCTGCTAAGCTTATCATTCACATCCGAGAATCCGCTGAATAATGCGCTTGCGATGTTTGACTCGAGAAGGTCCAGCCTCAATAGAACATAGTTGTTGTGATTCTCTATCAGAGCTATTATCTGGTTTTCCTGACCCTCTATAACGCCAAGCTTCATGCTGATTCCTTCAAGCATGTTCAGGAGATCCCTTTCT encodes the following:
- a CDS encoding CopG family transcriptional regulator, coding for MSKYVTVSVKIPREIKDKLEKLGIKPSLLLKEAILKEIRRREMEDLRRRINEVKPILKRISIEYAVKSIREDRERR
- a CDS encoding DUF354 domain-containing protein, producing MRIWYDAGTGKHIRYGVAIGKRMRSLGHEFILTTRKHPDTLPLARFLGEDPIIVGRYAPESRLSRLRESLRRQIAFCRLFGDNPPDLAIMHVSVECARVAFGLRVPLISTFDTVHAEAQNRLTLPLVDVVIASRAIPEHVIYSYGARKVIQFDGVDEVAWMRDFKPPAAFDFKRPFIVVRQSEVKAAYAEGIVDVTEKIAEKLTLLGEVIYLTRYERRPRKRLIIPRRFIDSASLAAQADLVVSVGGTISREAALAGTPSIVINIFGKIHVNKYLADKGFPIFTVKPEDVTEYAKKYLGKRFDVKDPLRSLEDPVSVIERLVEKFSREHSF
- a CDS encoding type II toxin-antitoxin system VapC family toxin encodes the protein MKYIFDSSSIFRAITEDKIEVLAGNYTLNLARYELGNIIWKRRMLLNDLERDEYKRLMEIIKGTLNLMEIIDINCHEANIAELAENLNLTFYDASYIFLAKSMVIPLVTEDRNIKIRAENQIKILTMEDL
- a CDS encoding class I SAM-dependent methyltransferase family protein; amino-acid sequence: MNLRDKLAGKLNPLELKMLYKSFDIVGDIAILKIHKKLESKGEIIADAVMQLNKNIKTVLCQTSPISGELRLRELKWLGGEKKTETIHKEHGCLFKVDLAKCYFSPRLSHERMRIARQVKPGEIIVNMFAGVGCFSIIIARYSRAEKIYSIDINPDAVHYMRLNTFMNKVDGIVKPMEGDAGEIIVSKLQNMADRVLMPLPEKAYHHLDYALMALKPSGGIIHYYDFEHAGRDEDPIPKVMRKVSEKLLNLDVKFEIPSARIVRTVGPRWYQVVLDIFITNKNKFSSIAVAGLKIEKTFNGNPSVPN
- a CDS encoding Trm112 family protein — protein: MKRRLMEILACPIDKYHPLELYVFEEREEIVEGILVCPKCLRWYPIRDEIPEMLPDELRDRRSEIDFLKKWREKIPENILLNGKPFNLKEDRGAQ
- a CDS encoding acyltransferase: MEPKLGFGVILGSNVQLGANVIVWNYVVIGDNTRIGDGTRIGSFCDIGRNVEIGRECNIQAHVTISNGCRIGDRVFIGPKTVILNDKYPISDLITPPTIGNDVIIGGGAIIMPNIMIGDRAVIAAGSIVTRSVDAGIVVKGAPAKPFMNREEYEAKRKKFIRRNVL
- a CDS encoding nucleotide sugar dehydrogenase, translating into MAIREEDLESFSQRGRYIITVVGCGRMGLPTACLLAEAGFRVICFDINPQIIDWINNGVSPFSEPGLDKLLKKNLKEGRLTATTDPKIALSRSDVVIITVNVLMDEKGRPDYSNLERACKDIGLNLRPGTLVIVESTVGPGVTESLIKETLELSSGLKAGENFSLAFSPIRAAIGRVLHDIANYPRVLAAIDKQSLAAARAILKTVIKGEIIEVSNIMTAEVVKLFENIYRDVNLALANELAKFCEKAGIDYIEVQSAANTQPYCHLLKPGIVGGHITKDPYILLNEAESLGVKLQITALARRVNDETVRRVFELVRDSFKSAGKTLKRAKIAVLGVSYKPNVKEARGSSVIKLVKLLQDRNIRVNVFDPYYSFEEMKDMGLPAERNLTKTLEDSDCVIMAIGHDKFKRLSLRKIGMLMRKPPIIVDLSHVFDPARVEREGFIYRGLGRGVWTK